GAGGGCGAAGGCTACCGCCCGGCCATGGGCAGAACCCGCGAGGCCCTTTTTTCCATGCTTGCGGCGCGGGGCCTTGATTGGCCAACGGCGCGGGTGCTGGATCTCTTTGCCGGCAGCGGCAGTCTGGCTTTTGAGGCCGTAAGCCGCGGCGCGCCCCACGCCCTGCTGGTGGAAAGCGCCCCCCAGGCCGTGCGCTGCCTTACGGCCAACACAACGGCCCTGGGCCTGGAGGGGGTGGTCCGCCTGCTGGCAGAGGACGTGCTGCGCGTGCTCAAGCGCCCGCCGGACGCCCCCTATCATCTGGTTTTTATGGACCCCCCCTACCGCAAACGCCTGGCGGATCCGGCCTTGCGCCTGCTCACCCAGCGCGGCTGGCTTGCGCCGGGAGCCTTTGTAACCGCCGAGGTGGAAAAAGAGGCCAGGCTTTCCCCGCCGCTGGAGCTCCGCCTTGAGGTGGACCGGCTGCTGGGCCAAACCCGCATCCTCATCTGGACCATGCCATGAAAACAGCCTTGTATCCCGGTACGTT
This Desulfovibrio legallii DNA region includes the following protein-coding sequences:
- the rsmD gene encoding 16S rRNA (guanine(966)-N(2))-methyltransferase RsmD, with amino-acid sequence MRVIAGRLGGRLLKTVEGEGYRPAMGRTREALFSMLAARGLDWPTARVLDLFAGSGSLAFEAVSRGAPHALLVESAPQAVRCLTANTTALGLEGVVRLLAEDVLRVLKRPPDAPYHLVFMDPPYRKRLADPALRLLTQRGWLAPGAFVTAEVEKEARLSPPLELRLEVDRLLGQTRILIWTMP